In Gemmatimonadaceae bacterium, the sequence CGCGATGAGCCTGATGGGTGCGATCGACAACGGTCTGTCACCGATCATTGACGGACAACGCGAGTACATGGGCGATGTTCGGCGCGACGTACTGACCGTGATCGACATGGCTGAGCGCCAGGTCGACGCTACCGCACGCCGCATGAATCCGCTGCTGCAGGCGCTTGGTCTCCCGGCGCTCGTGATTCCTCCTCGCAAGCAGGCCGCCATGTAGTCATTTCAGCGACCTACATGCGCCGTGCGTTCGGCGTTGTGCCGGGCCGCGATCCTGTCGGGCGCAGGAGCAGCGCCAGGTGTGTGCCCTACGCCTGGCCGAACGCCCGGTAGATGGGATACTCGGCGGTGCGCACCCAGGGTTCGGCTTCGTAGACGGCGATCCCCTCGCTCGTGATCCGATGCGACACGAGCGGGAGGGGCGGCTCCGCTTCCTCGGCGATCGTGATGGCCTCGGACAGAGTGGCGGCGCCGGCGGCAACGCCGGCCTCGTCGCGCGCAAAGATGCTGGCCAGCGGTTCACCCGCCTTGACGACGTCACCCGGTCGCGCGCGGATCACGAAACCCACGCTGGGGTCGATGGGATCGTCCATCGAGCGCCGACCGCCGCCGAGGGCAATGATGCCGCGCCCGATCGCGCGCGGCTCCACGCGCGCCACGACACCCGGGCGCGGCGCCGTGTAGAACTCGACGACGCGCGCCTGCGGCAGGAGCGACGGATCGTCCACGACACGCGGATCGCCGCCCTGGGCCGCGATGACCTCCTGAAAGCGCTCCAGCGCCTTCCCCGAGGCGATGGCCACCTCCATGCGACGCCGCGCTTCGTCGACGCTGCGGGCCACGCCGGCGATGGTGAGCATTTCTGCACCGAGCGTGTAGGTGACCTCCATGACGTCGGGCGGACCTTCACCGTGCAGCGCGTGGATCGCCTCCTCCACCTCGAGCGCGTTGCCGCAGGCACGGCCCAGGGGGCGATCCATCGCCGTCATCATGCAGGTGACCGGCACATCGTGCGCAGAGCCGAGGGCGATCATGAGGCGCGACAGTTCGACGCCGCGATCGAAGTCCGGCAGGAAGGCGCCCGACCCGCGCTTGACGTCGACGACGAGACCCGAGAGCCCTTCGGCGAGCTTCTTGCTCATGATCGAGGCCGCGATCAGCGGGATCGACTCCACGGTACCGGTCGCGTCACGCAGCGCGTAGAGCCGCCGATCGACCGGGGCGATCTCGCGACTCTGGCCGATGAGCGCACAGCCAAGCGTTCGCAACTGCGCGCGGACCTCGGCCAGGGTGAGCGTGGTGCGGAAGCCGGGAATGGCCTCGAGTTTGTCGAGCGTGCCGCCGGTGTGACCCAGGCTGCGACCGGACATCATGGGCACCGCGACGCCGAGCGATGCGATCAGCGGGGCCAGGAGCAGCGAGACCTTGTCGCCTACACCACCCGTGGAGTGCTTGTCAACACGGGGGACGCCGAGGTCACTGAGGTCGAGCACGGCGCCGCTGTGGAGCATCGCGCGGGTGAGCGATGCCGCTTCGTCGTGGTCGAGCCCGCGCAGGCAGGCGGCCATGAGGAAGGCCGCCATCTGATAGTCGGGAACCTCACCGTGATCGTAGGCACGGGTGAGCGCCTCCCATTCGGCGGGCTCGAGGCGACCACCGTCGCGCTTTCGTTCGATCAATCGCGTCGCGAGCATCTGGCAGCCTAGCGGGGTATACTGGGGCACCCCCCCGTACATCGGTGGTCAGGCCGACTGCTCCCGGCCGGGCCCATCACCCTGAAATGACGATGATCAGTCAGCGTACGAAGAGTCTGGTATGGATCGTGAGCGCGATTCTCGCACCTCGGGCGTCGTTTGGCCAGAGTGCGTCGGAGCGGGTCGCGCTCGGCAACCAGGAGCACGCGGCGTTCCGGCCGGTGCAGGCGCTTGCGCACTACGAGGCCGCGCTCGCGGTGGACAGCACGAATGCCGAAGCCCTGGGCAAGGCGTCCCAGACCGCGGTGGACGTCGGCGAACAGGAGAAGGATGCGACCAGGAGAAAGGAGCTGTTTCGGCGAGGTGAAGCGTACGCGCGGCGCGCGGTGGCGGCCGACCCGAGGAGCGCCGAGTATCAGTTCGACCTCGCGCGTGCCCTGGGGCGCACGGCGTTGAGCGTTGGCGTGCGCGAGCGTGTGCGCTACGCGACGGAGATCCGGGCCGTGGCACTGGAAGCGCTGCGCCTTGATCCGAACCATCCAGGGGCCTTGCACGTAATGGGAGTCTGGAACGCCGAAGTGATGCGATTGAACGGCGTGGAACGGTTCTTCGCGAAGAACCTGTTGGGCGGACGGGTATTCTCGCAGGCGAGCTGGAAGGACGCCCTCTCGTACATGGAGAAGGCGGTGGCCGTGGATCCCGTGCGGCTGACCCACAAGCTCGACCTGGCAAAGATCTACCTTGACGTGGACAGCACGGCAAAGGCGCGCGAGCAGCTGGAAGCCGTGGTGCAAGGCACTCAGACCGACTACAACGACCCGCTCTACAAGGCCGAAGCCGACGCCCTGCTGCGCAAACTGAAGTAGGCGGCGCGACAACCGGCGCCGGGCAGCGCGGGCGGCAGGCGTGGGAGGAACCGAGCGTGACGGCATCGGACCAGCACGTGGTGCTGCTGATCGAGGACAACGAGGACACGCGCATCGTGTACTCGACGATCCTGCGGCACCACGGCTATCGCACGATCGAGGCCGTGGATGGCGAGGAGGGTGTCGCACGCGCGGCGGAAGTCGCGCCGGACGTGGTGATCCTCGACATCTCACTCCCCCGCATGGACGGATGGGCAGTGGCAAAGCGCCTGCGCAGCGAACCCGCCACCGCCACGGTGCCAATGCTGGCGTTGACCGCGCATGCCTCCCCTGGTGACCGTGATCGGGCGCGGCGCGAGGGGTTCAACGGATACCTCGCCAAGCCGTGCGACCCGGCGGCCGTTCTCGCCGAGGTGCGCCGGCTCCTGGCGACGTGACGCGCGAGGCGGGGGCGATAGTTTTCGGGCGACCGTTGCCCTCGCTCCTCCGTCGCCTCGTACGTGGCCCACTCCGATCCCGCCGACCGCGCCGCCGACCTGCGGCGACGCCTCGACGACGCAAGCTACGAGTACTACATCCTCGACCGGCCATCGATCAGCGACGCTGACTACGACCGGCTGTTCCGCGAACTGCAGGCCCTCGAGCGCGATCACCCGACGCTGCGCACCCCGGATTCACCAACGCAGCGCGTGGGCACGGCCCCCGTGTCGGCGCTGCCCAAGCACACGCATCGCTCGCCCATGCTGTCGCTAGGCAACGCATTCACCGACGACGAGCTGCGCGAGTGGGAAGCGCGGCTCGTCCGTATCGCGGGGGACGACGTCACGAGCGCGGGCTATTCGGCGGAACTCAAGATCGACGGCGCCGCTGTGTCGCTGCTCTACGAGGGCGCTGTGCTCAAGGTGGGCGCCACGCGCGGCAACGGCACGGTAGGCGAAGACGTCACGGCCAACCTTCGCACGGTCCGCGACGTTCCGCTCCGGCTCCGCGGCGACGACGTGCCCGGCGTGGTGGAGATCCGCGGAGAGATCTACTATCCGTTTGATCGCTTCGAGCGCATGAACGAAGAGCGTGTGCGTGAGGGTGAGCCGGTCTTTGCCAACCCGCGAAACGCCGCGGCCGGTGCACTCCGGCAGCTGGACCCGGCCATGACCGCACGTCGGCCGCTGCGATTCTACGGGTACGCCATCATCGGCGCGCCGGACGAGCGTCTCCCATTCGCGACGCAAACCGAGGTGCTGGCGACGCTCGAACGCTGGGGAGTGCCCGTGGCTCCTCACCGTCGTCGCTGCGTCACGCTGGACGATGTCGCGTCGTGGGCCGCCGACGTGGAACATCGGGTGCGCGGGCAGCTCAACTTCGCCATCGACGGCGCCGTCGTGAAGGTCGATTCGCTCGCCTTGCAGGAGGATCTGGGTGTCGTCGGAGGCCGTGAACCTCGCTGGGCCATCGCGCGCAAGTTCGCACCCGACATCGCCGAGACGCGCCTGCTGGATATTCGCGTAAACGTCGGCCGCACGGGTGCGCTCAACCCGTACGCGGTGCTCGAACCGGTGGAGATCGGCGGGACCACGGTCACCTACGCGACCCTGCATAACGAGGACCTCATCGTCGCGAAGGATCTGCGGGTGGGCGACGTGGTGCAGGTCAAGCGCGCCGGCGAGGTGATCCCCCAGGTCATCGCGCCCATCCCCGAGCGTCGCACGGGGGCGGAGACGCCGTGGCGGATGCCGGCGCGGTGCCCGGCGTGTGACACGCCTGCCGTGAGGGACGACGACGAGGTCGCGTGGTACTGCCCCAACGTCAGCTGCCCCGGGCGTCGCCTCGAAGGGCTGGTGCACTTCGCCTCGCGCGGCGCCATGGACATCCGAGGATTGTCCTACGCGCGCATCGAACAGCTCGTGGACGCTGGCCTCGTGAAGGACGCCGGGGACCTGTTCGAACTCACCGCCGACCAGCTTCTCACGCTCGAACGGTTTGCCGATCGCAGCGCGCTGCAACTGGTGGACGCGATCGCGACGAGCCGCGAGCAGCCCCTCTCACGGCTCCTGTTCGGACTCGGCATCCGACACGTGGGCGCGGGCGTAGCGGAACTGCTGGCGCGGCACTTTGGCCACCTCGACGCGCTCATGCAGGCCCCCGAAGCCGAGATCGCCTCGGTCCACGGTATCGGCGAGATCATCGCGCATTCGGTGGTGGCCTACTTCGCGGACCCAGGTATCCGCGCGCTCATCGAACGACTCCGGGTGAGCGGCGTCACATTCGCGGAACCCCAGCCCCGCAGCGGCTCCGGTGCCCTCAAGGGGCAGACGGTCGTCATCACCGGGACGCTTCCGACCCTGAGCCGCCAGGTCGCGACAGAAATGGTCGAGACCGCGGGGGCTCGCGTAGCGGACAGCGTGTCGAAGAAGACGAGCTTCCTCGTGGCCGGAGAGGCTGCTGGGAGCAAGCTGGAAAGGGCCAAAGCGCTTGGCGTCGAGATCATCGACGAGGCCGAGCTTCTGCGGCGCATCGGACACTGAACGCACTCCATATGCCTCAGCCACTCGACCTCACCGGACACGGCATGCTCGCCCTGACGCGCGCTTCCCTGAGTACCCTGCGGAACGCGCTGTTGCGCGACGGCGGGCCCGACGCAGCGATCTATCTCCAGGAAGCGGGCTATGCGGGCGGCGACGCCATGTGGCTCGCGTTCCGTCGCTGGCTTGGCGAGCGCAGCGACATCGCTGCCGAGGATCTCGACGTCCCCGCATTTGAAGCGCGACTCTCGGAGTTCCTGCGCGACGCCGGATGGGGCAACGTGACGATCGGGTCGATCGACGATGTGGTGGCCACGATCGACTCGTCGGACTGGGGTGAGGCGGATCCGGCGAGCCAGATGGACCACCCCTGCTGCCACCTCACGACCGGACTGTTCGCTGATCTGTTCGGGCGCATTGCGGGCCACACGGTGGCGGTGCTCGAAGTCGAATGCCGATCAGCCGGGGCGGACCAGTGCCGCTTTCTGGTGGGAAGTCCCGAAGTGATGGAGTCGATTTACGACGACATGGGTCGTGGGATCCCCTACGCGGATGCGGTGGCCGCCTGCGTGTAGTCCATCACGCTTCACTGCACGGGGGGCGGCGCGACGCGTCGCCCCTCGCTCGATTTCGACGGTCTGGAGCACGGGTCGAGTTCGGAGATCGTGTCGCCGGTGACGCCGGGTCCCGCCGAACCGGATTGCTGTCGAGTCCGGCGACAGCCTGACATCCCGCCAGCCCACGTTCCTTGCGTGCGAGCCTGCCGCACCTCACGTTGACGCGGCGCGCCGCGGCCTGACGCTCCCAGTCGACTTTGTTGTCGCCACGAGGGACCGGGCGTGCATCACCCCCTTCGGAGGTTTGCGATGCCCAATCGTGCGTTCATGCGCCTGTTTGCGCTGTCGACGGCGCTCGCCCTGCTCGCCGGCAGGGTGGACGCCCAAGGCTCCACCGGCACCATCCGCGGCACCGTGACGGACTCGGCGGGCCGACGGCCGATCGACGGCGTTCAGGTGACGCTCGTCGGCACGCTGCTCGGCGCCGTGACCGGCGCGAACGGCGAGTACGTGATTCGAGGTGTGAACGCCGGAACGCACACGGTGCGGGCCGCCAGGCTGGGGTTTGCGGCCGGCCAGCGGACGGTGACGGTCGCTGGTGGCGGCGATGCCACGGCGGATTTCGTGATGCGTGCGGCCGCGATCAACCTGTCACAGGTGGTGGTCGTGGGATACGGCACCGCCAATCGGCGTGAAGTGAGCAACGCGGTAGCCACGGTTCGAAGCACGGAACTGGTGCACACGCCGCTGGCGAGCATCGACGGCGCGCTGCAGGGCAAGGCGCCGGGTCTGCAGGTCGTGCAGAACGCCGGCAACCCGGGCAACGGCATGTCGGTGCGCATCCGCGGCGCTTCGTCCCTTTCGGCGGGCAATCAGCCGCTCTACGTGATCGACGGCGTGCCGCTGCTCCGGGACAACTACTCGCAGCTTGGCGTCGGCGGACAGGATCTCACGGCCGTGAGTTCGCTGAGTCCCGACGAGATCGCGTCGATCGACGTGCTCAAGGACGCCTCGGCCGCCGCGATCTATGGCTCCCGCGGGTCCAACGGCGTCGTGCTGATCACCACCAAGCGTGGCCAGGCGAACCGACCGCAGATCACCTTCAGCGGATACTACGGCACGCAGAAGGTGTCGAAGAAGGTGAACATGCTCAACGCAAAGGAGTACGTCGCCTACTTCA encodes:
- a CDS encoding response regulator, which gives rise to MTASDQHVVLLIEDNEDTRIVYSTILRHHGYRTIEAVDGEEGVARAAEVAPDVVILDISLPRMDGWAVAKRLRSEPATATVPMLALTAHASPGDRDRARREGFNGYLAKPCDPAAVLAEVRRLLAT
- the ligA gene encoding NAD-dependent DNA ligase LigA, coding for MAHSDPADRAADLRRRLDDASYEYYILDRPSISDADYDRLFRELQALERDHPTLRTPDSPTQRVGTAPVSALPKHTHRSPMLSLGNAFTDDELREWEARLVRIAGDDVTSAGYSAELKIDGAAVSLLYEGAVLKVGATRGNGTVGEDVTANLRTVRDVPLRLRGDDVPGVVEIRGEIYYPFDRFERMNEERVREGEPVFANPRNAAAGALRQLDPAMTARRPLRFYGYAIIGAPDERLPFATQTEVLATLERWGVPVAPHRRRCVTLDDVASWAADVEHRVRGQLNFAIDGAVVKVDSLALQEDLGVVGGREPRWAIARKFAPDIAETRLLDIRVNVGRTGALNPYAVLEPVEIGGTTVTYATLHNEDLIVAKDLRVGDVVQVKRAGEVIPQVIAPIPERRTGAETPWRMPARCPACDTPAVRDDDEVAWYCPNVSCPGRRLEGLVHFASRGAMDIRGLSYARIEQLVDAGLVKDAGDLFELTADQLLTLERFADRSALQLVDAIATSREQPLSRLLFGLGIRHVGAGVAELLARHFGHLDALMQAPEAEIASVHGIGEIIAHSVVAYFADPGIRALIERLRVSGVTFAEPQPRSGSGALKGQTVVITGTLPTLSRQVATEMVETAGARVADSVSKKTSFLVAGEAAGSKLERAKALGVEIIDEAELLRRIGH
- a CDS encoding thymidine phosphorylase, whose amino-acid sequence is MLATRLIERKRDGGRLEPAEWEALTRAYDHGEVPDYQMAAFLMAACLRGLDHDEAASLTRAMLHSGAVLDLSDLGVPRVDKHSTGGVGDKVSLLLAPLIASLGVAVPMMSGRSLGHTGGTLDKLEAIPGFRTTLTLAEVRAQLRTLGCALIGQSREIAPVDRRLYALRDATGTVESIPLIAASIMSKKLAEGLSGLVVDVKRGSGAFLPDFDRGVELSRLMIALGSAHDVPVTCMMTAMDRPLGRACGNALEVEEAIHALHGEGPPDVMEVTYTLGAEMLTIAGVARSVDEARRRMEVAIASGKALERFQEVIAAQGGDPRVVDDPSLLPQARVVEFYTAPRPGVVARVEPRAIGRGIIALGGGRRSMDDPIDPSVGFVIRARPGDVVKAGEPLASIFARDEAGVAAGAATLSEAITIAEEAEPPLPLVSHRITSEGIAVYEAEPWVRTAEYPIYRAFGQA